In Pedobacter sp. W3I1, one DNA window encodes the following:
- a CDS encoding glycoside hydrolase family 127 protein, giving the protein MKKIITIVLFAVWYGTTFGQTSLQPFNLSEVRLLDGPFKQAQETDKKYMLSLNADRLLAPYLREAGLQPKAASYGNWENTGLDGHIGGHYLSALALMYASTGDTKVKERMEYMIAELDRCQVKNGDGYLAGIPGGKEIWKEIKAGNIKSSSFSLNGKWVPLYNIHKIYAGLYDAYAVAGNAKAKQMLLKLTDWCVDLVSSLSDQQVQELLKSEHGGLNETFAHVYAITGDQKYLQLAKRFSDQSILNPLLKNTDALNGLHANTQIPKVIGFEEIALLNKDADWANAAAFFWKTVVEHRTVAIGGNSVREHFHPANNFSSMTESREGPETCNSYNMLKLTKQLFLATPSNTYLDYYERTLYNHILSSQRPEGGFVYFTPMRPGHYRTYSSLQESFWCCVGSGLENHGKYGELIYSHNKNNLYVNLFIPSTLNWKEKGIQLTQQTLFPDAENTTLKLQLKNNQRFALHFRQPAWIEKGKMTVLVNGKKVIAKSDANGYASIDRVWSTGDVLNISLPMHTTTEFMPDGSDWVAFLRGPIVLAAAMDTLSQPNLTADGSRMGHIASGALFPISDAPLVTGAKNTLADEITSTDKNSLTFNARNAIYQPKYKSLKLVPFYTLPEKRYVVYFPYSSAEALPERAKAIKLAEEAQMKMEQQTVDVVNTGEQQPESDHNFKGEQTDNGSYQERHFRNGKAWFSYVLKNKDLSANKLSITYFGKEKNRNFSILINGVEIEKVRLDGSRGDAFYTQEYQIPKELLKADLEVKFVADQGSAIANIYEVRLVR; this is encoded by the coding sequence ATGAAAAAAATTATTACAATCGTCTTGTTCGCAGTCTGGTATGGAACTACTTTTGGACAAACAAGCTTACAGCCATTTAATTTATCGGAAGTCCGTTTGTTGGATGGGCCGTTTAAACAGGCTCAGGAAACCGATAAAAAATACATGCTATCATTAAATGCGGATAGGCTTTTGGCCCCATATTTAAGGGAGGCAGGACTACAGCCCAAAGCAGCATCTTATGGTAACTGGGAAAACACAGGTTTAGATGGGCATATTGGCGGACATTATTTGTCTGCTCTGGCTTTAATGTATGCGTCAACCGGCGATACTAAGGTGAAGGAACGAATGGAATACATGATTGCTGAACTGGATAGGTGTCAGGTGAAAAATGGTGATGGTTATTTAGCAGGTATCCCAGGGGGTAAAGAAATCTGGAAGGAGATAAAGGCTGGGAATATAAAGTCATCCAGTTTTTCGCTGAATGGAAAATGGGTTCCCCTCTATAATATCCATAAAATTTACGCCGGGCTTTACGATGCTTACGCAGTTGCCGGTAATGCAAAAGCAAAACAAATGCTCCTAAAACTCACCGATTGGTGTGTAGATCTGGTTTCCAGTTTATCCGACCAACAGGTTCAGGAACTTTTGAAAAGCGAACATGGCGGATTAAATGAAACTTTCGCACATGTTTATGCCATAACTGGCGATCAAAAGTACCTTCAATTGGCGAAGCGGTTTTCAGATCAATCCATTCTAAATCCACTATTAAAAAATACGGATGCGCTAAATGGCTTGCATGCAAACACACAAATTCCGAAGGTGATCGGCTTTGAGGAAATTGCTTTGCTAAATAAAGATGCCGATTGGGCCAATGCTGCTGCTTTCTTTTGGAAAACGGTAGTGGAGCATCGAACAGTAGCCATTGGTGGAAATAGCGTTAGAGAGCATTTTCATCCCGCGAATAATTTTTCGTCGATGACCGAATCGCGCGAAGGGCCCGAAACCTGCAATTCTTACAACATGTTGAAGCTTACTAAACAGTTGTTTTTGGCCACTCCTTCAAACACTTACCTCGATTATTACGAACGTACGCTTTATAATCATATCCTCTCTTCGCAAAGGCCGGAAGGTGGTTTTGTATATTTTACACCCATGCGGCCAGGGCATTACCGAACTTATTCGAGTCTGCAGGAAAGTTTCTGGTGCTGTGTAGGCTCGGGACTGGAAAACCATGGTAAGTACGGCGAGCTAATTTACTCGCACAACAAGAATAACCTTTATGTAAATCTTTTTATCCCCTCAACCTTAAACTGGAAAGAAAAAGGTATTCAGCTTACCCAGCAAACGCTTTTTCCAGATGCGGAAAATACCACACTCAAACTTCAATTAAAAAACAATCAGCGTTTTGCATTACATTTCCGTCAGCCTGCCTGGATAGAAAAGGGAAAAATGACCGTGTTGGTAAATGGAAAAAAGGTGATTGCTAAAAGTGATGCAAATGGATATGCCAGTATCGACCGTGTTTGGTCTACTGGCGATGTGCTTAATATTTCATTACCGATGCACACCACTACTGAATTTATGCCTGATGGTTCTGACTGGGTGGCCTTTCTCCGCGGACCGATTGTGCTTGCTGCGGCTATGGATACTTTGAGTCAGCCAAATTTAACCGCTGATGGTAGCAGGATGGGGCATATTGCTTCAGGAGCATTGTTCCCCATTAGCGATGCACCACTAGTTACAGGAGCTAAAAATACCTTAGCAGACGAAATTACTTCGACTGATAAAAACAGTTTAACTTTTAATGCCCGAAATGCGATTTATCAGCCGAAATACAAATCTTTAAAACTGGTTCCATTTTACACGTTGCCCGAAAAGCGATATGTGGTTTATTTCCCTTACAGCAGTGCTGAGGCATTGCCAGAGCGTGCAAAGGCGATTAAGTTGGCAGAAGAAGCGCAGATGAAGATGGAGCAGCAAACTGTTGATGTGGTTAACACTGGAGAGCAGCAACCAGAATCTGATCATAATTTTAAAGGTGAACAAACGGATAACGGAAGCTACCAGGAAAGGCATTTTAGAAATGGAAAGGCATGGTTTAGTTATGTGCTTAAAAACAAAGATTTATCAGCGAATAAGCTGAGTATAACTTATTTCGGAAAGGAAAAGAATAGAAACTTCTCTATCCTGATCAATGGTGTTGAGATTGAAAAGGTGAGGCTGGATGGGAGCAGGGGTGATGCTTTTTATACGCAAGAATACCAAATTCCAAAAGAGCTGTTAAAAGCAGATTTAGAAGTGAAATTTGTTGCGGATCAGGGATCGGCTATAGCGAATATATATGAGGTGAGGTTGGTGAGGTAG